CCGGATCTTTCATACAATATTCCCAAACAAATCCGGTTTTATAGTTTTCTATCATAATAACAATTGGTCCTTGATCGATTCCTAAATAGTCATTATCAATCCAATTTAAAGTTGGATTAAAAGCATCTTTAAATCCGTATTTATCCCATAATCCTTGTGAACCGTATTTTTCTTTAAAATTCATTATTGTTGGAATTACGATTTCTGGAGCAAAAGGAATTGACGATATAGCAGCAGTTGGTGCAATTGTTCCATCATCTAAAGAACCTCTAAAAGGATAACTTGGTCCTCGTTCTCCATATCCTTTATAAATACTTCTATCTAAATTCGGAATTTCATCAGCTGGTCCATCACAAGCAGTTAAGCCCCAAGTTAAAGAATCATATCCTTTCCAGCCTTTTGGATTTTCAATTGCATATTTTTGCTGAGATAGTGTTGCTCTTCGAGAATTTTCAAAGTAATCAATTCCTTTTTCAAGCATGTATTCGTCATAAATATTTCTGTAATCAACAAAACAATTGGACCATTGAAAAGCAAACAATGCTGGAAAACAAGCATGATCTAAACCCGGGTAAGGTGCATACCAATTATATGGTTTAAGCCAATAATTATAAGCCGATTTATAATTTTTATATCCGCTGCCAGCAGCCAAAATATATAAATAATGCCCTTCATTAAAACCGGTCCAGCTCATATTTCCAAATCCTAATTCAGGATGCCAACCCATTGTAATTGCGCCGCCAAAAAATTCTTCAGATTCAGGTTTTGTCCACCAATCCCAATTCATTCTAAACGTAAGAGAATCCGCAGTTTTACGAATAAAATTTTCTTTTTCATTTTCCTTATCATAATACATTCT
The nucleotide sequence above comes from Ignavibacteriota bacterium. Encoded proteins:
- a CDS encoding Tat pathway signal protein — encoded protein: MKYLILFLTVITFISCNGNVKVIGNKKFVSKEEQEKFLDTLQYYSFKYFINEVNPENGLVKDRSTKDSPSSIAAVGFALPVWAIGVEKNWIPREQAVDLTYNLLKFLLNSEQSMEPDATGFNGFYYHFLDMQAGKRVGKCELSSIDSAWLLAGIRFARMYYDKENEKENFIRKTADSLTFRMNWDWWTKPESEEFFGGAITMGWHPELGFGNMSWTGFNEGHYLYILAAGSGYKNYKSAYNYWLKPYNWYAPYPGLDHACFPALFAFQWSNCFVDYRNIYDEYMLEKGIDYFENSRRATLSQQKYAIENPKGWKGYDSLTWGLTACDGPADEIPNLDRSIYKGYGERGPSYPFRGSLDDGTIAPTAAISSIPFAPEIVIPTIMNFKEKYGSQGLWDKYGFKDAFNPTLNWIDNDYLGIDQGPIVIMIENYKTGFVWEYCMKDPVIQIGLKNLGFVKKNN